One region of Candidatus Omnitrophota bacterium genomic DNA includes:
- a CDS encoding CotH kinase family protein encodes MKLVYVFTMALLLVNVLPSSGDIVITEIMYHPQSDIDEQEYVELYNSGEQSIVLTNYAFTGGISFAFPKTASIAAKGYLVVAKDAEIIRTLYKIENVVGNYSGKLSNSGEQIVLEDSLGRIVDQVEYGEAAPWPVQADGEGPSLELIDPTKDNNDPFNWRSSELPPAGLPWGTPGRENGTYSADLPPKIGNIRHKPDAPLKGETISLRADVADETGVRNVWAEFMATRIFAVDSDPLPVPEGEWLTLALYDNGTHGDRTPYDGSFEADLPAFPAGVLVRYRIHAQDMLSQEGIGPDPNLFPRQLALYVRGEELNAEIPVFSIVIVADDLAALKENAAKPPSDADYDKTKRATFIDSNGLAYDDVKMRFLGYPEERIQAKPGWRIEFNDGYLFEGRAKMNLDSLFHPNNTSRRGDAGLYESVAWEVFRRAGVASIRTQTVRLNLNGASQGVFLERENVEEDFLDRLGKDRDSNLYQSQGDPTRAYPGTRGDESVLKSLDEYKITYNNRTNNDASYDDLIAFIEALNADSGDALAAFWGQSFAGSLFLRYLAAGAVCVDIDRVWRNHFLYRDQNSDLWEIIPERLDRTFEIADADILMDAEGHSSPFGPWPLFSQFLSLAENESLYEEKIRELLMHTFNERVLYPVVDRYVMQIQDEADKDRDHWGSATGYKNLEVHALALKQFIRQRRQNLIAQLPQQLLVSNAYVSPAVPNSLQSIEFHVDVLSAAPLLDVTLHYANDAGADALQMPMFALDDGTDYSTEIHAQPSGTPIFYFITGTFSDGTSFRYPESPSTSLRVDIMDSPESVASHIAVNEIMYNSPVGDNEWIELYNRGPETIDLSGWTYKDDSDDNAFVLPDGAVLAADDYLVLTKDSSLLAYLYGLPNAISGVAFNLGNGGDSARIFSRSGSLVSRVDFDDDSPWPVEADGAGPSLELYSPDLIANSPVNWRSSNASAPQGTPGARNSVTPPPAGVGDWALY; translated from the coding sequence ATGAAACTAGTCTATGTTTTTACGATGGCGCTTCTACTCGTTAACGTTTTACCCTCGTCCGGCGATATCGTCATCACTGAAATCATGTACCATCCACAATCCGATATCGACGAACAGGAATACGTCGAGTTGTACAATTCAGGCGAACAATCGATTGTCTTGACGAATTACGCCTTCACGGGAGGAATTTCCTTCGCCTTTCCGAAAACCGCTTCCATTGCCGCCAAAGGCTATCTTGTTGTTGCCAAAGATGCGGAAATCATTCGCACTCTTTATAAAATCGAAAACGTCGTGGGAAATTATTCCGGTAAATTAAGTAATTCGGGGGAACAGATTGTTCTAGAAGATAGTCTGGGCAGGATTGTGGATCAAGTCGAATACGGCGAAGCCGCGCCCTGGCCTGTCCAAGCGGATGGCGAAGGCCCCTCGCTGGAACTGATCGATCCAACCAAAGATAACAACGACCCTTTTAACTGGCGGTCGAGCGAGCTGCCTCCCGCCGGGCTGCCCTGGGGAACGCCGGGAAGAGAAAACGGAACCTACTCCGCCGATCTACCGCCTAAAATCGGCAATATCCGCCATAAACCCGACGCTCCCCTAAAAGGCGAGACTATCTCCCTGCGCGCCGATGTCGCGGATGAAACGGGCGTAAGGAATGTTTGGGCAGAATTCATGGCGACGCGCATCTTCGCTGTTGACTCCGATCCCTTGCCGGTCCCGGAAGGCGAATGGCTTACGCTAGCGTTGTACGATAACGGAACCCATGGCGACCGTACGCCCTACGATGGCTCCTTCGAAGCGGATTTACCCGCTTTTCCGGCAGGAGTACTCGTTCGCTACCGGATTCATGCCCAGGATATGCTTTCTCAGGAAGGCATCGGACCCGATCCCAACCTGTTTCCCCGCCAACTGGCTTTGTACGTGCGCGGCGAAGAACTGAACGCCGAAATCCCGGTTTTTTCCATCGTCATTGTGGCGGACGATCTGGCCGCTTTGAAGGAAAACGCCGCGAAGCCGCCATCCGACGCCGATTACGACAAAACCAAGCGCGCAACCTTCATAGATTCCAACGGTCTCGCCTACGATGACGTGAAGATGCGCTTTCTCGGCTACCCCGAAGAGCGCATTCAAGCCAAGCCGGGTTGGCGCATCGAGTTCAACGACGGTTACCTGTTCGAAGGCCGGGCGAAGATGAATCTCGATTCGCTCTTCCATCCCAATAATACTTCCCGCCGCGGCGACGCGGGATTATACGAAAGCGTCGCCTGGGAGGTCTTCCGCCGAGCGGGCGTCGCATCCATCCGCACGCAAACTGTGCGCTTGAATCTGAACGGCGCCAGCCAGGGCGTCTTTCTGGAACGGGAAAACGTGGAAGAAGATTTCCTCGATCGTCTAGGCAAAGATCGCGATTCCAACCTTTACCAATCGCAAGGCGATCCTACCCGCGCTTATCCCGGAACTCGCGGCGACGAAAGCGTACTCAAAAGTCTGGACGAATACAAAATCACTTACAATAACCGAACCAACAACGACGCTTCCTATGACGATCTCATTGCTTTCATCGAAGCTTTGAACGCCGATAGCGGCGATGCGCTCGCCGCTTTTTGGGGACAATCGTTCGCTGGAAGTCTTTTCCTGCGCTATCTTGCCGCCGGAGCGGTTTGCGTCGATATCGACCGCGTATGGCGCAATCATTTTCTCTATCGCGACCAGAATTCGGACTTGTGGGAAATCATTCCCGAAAGGCTCGACAGAACGTTTGAAATCGCGGACGCCGATATTTTAATGGACGCAGAGGGGCATTCTTCCCCCTTCGGTCCCTGGCCCCTGTTTTCGCAATTTCTTTCTTTGGCGGAGAATGAATCGCTCTACGAGGAGAAGATTCGGGAATTATTGATGCATACCTTCAACGAGCGCGTGCTCTATCCCGTCGTCGACCGTTACGTTATGCAAATACAGGACGAAGCGGATAAGGACCGAGATCACTGGGGAAGCGCAACCGGCTATAAAAATCTAGAAGTTCACGCTCTGGCGCTGAAACAATTCATTCGTCAACGCCGTCAAAATCTTATCGCACAACTGCCGCAGCAATTATTGGTTTCCAACGCCTACGTTTCCCCCGCCGTTCCCAATTCGCTCCAATCCATCGAATTTCATGTTGACGTTCTAAGCGCTGCCCCGCTGCTGGATGTAACGCTGCACTACGCCAATGATGCAGGGGCGGACGCCTTGCAAATGCCCATGTTCGCCCTCGATGACGGAACCGATTATTCCACGGAAATCCATGCGCAGCCGAGCGGAACGCCCATTTTCTATTTCATTACCGGTACCTTTTCTGATGGAACTTCATTTCGTTATCCCGAATCTCCATCCACCAGTCTTCGAGTTGACATTATGGATTCCCCAGAATCCGTTGCGTCTCATATCGCCGTCAATGAAATTATGTATAACAGCCCCGTCGGCGACAACGAATGGATCGAACTGTACAATCGCGGCCCCGAAACGATCGATCTGAGCGGATGGACGTATAAAGACGATAGCGACGATAATGCGTTCGTCCTGCCCGACGGCGCCGTTTTGGCGGCGGACGATTATCTTGTCCTGACCAAGGACTCCTCTCTGTTGGCCTATCTTTACGGTCTGCCCAACGCCATTAGCGGCGTTGCTTTCAATCTGGGCAATGGCGGAGATTCGGCGCGCATTTTCAGCCGTTCCGGCTCTTTGGTCTCCCGCGTCGATTTCGATGACGATTCCCCCTGGCCAGTGGAAGCGGATGGCGCCGGCCCTTCGTTGGAATTGTATTCTCCCGATTTAATCGCCAATTCTCCCGTCAATTGGCGTTCCAGCAACGCCTCGGCGCCCCAAGGCACGCCGGGCGCAAGAAACAGCGTCACTCCACCGCCCGCCGGTGTTGGCGATTGGGCATTGTATTAA
- the fliG gene encoding flagellar motor switch protein FliG: MVRGAKEKSNLTGRKKAAILMIALGADIASDVYRCLTDEEIEQITLEVANIGAVPEELTSQVIEEFYHTAMAKQYISHGGISTAREILEKALGPGKAMEIIERLQGMLQGTPFDFLKKVDPNHLLNFIQSEHPQTVALILAHLEYDQSAVIMSALAPEMQTEVALRIATMDQTSPEIISEVERVLERKIATVLSQEFSVAGGIEALAELLNRVDRATEKSILETLEEENQELAVEIKKLMFTFDDLILLDDRAIQQVLREVDMKELAVALKGANEEVKTKIFNNVSSRAADNIREDMEFMGPVRVKQVEEAQQKIVAIIRRLEESGEIIINRGGETEMMT, from the coding sequence ATGGTACGCGGCGCCAAAGAAAAATCCAATCTAACCGGCAGGAAAAAAGCGGCCATCCTCATGATCGCGTTGGGGGCGGATATCGCCTCTGACGTCTATCGCTGCCTCACCGACGAGGAAATCGAGCAAATCACGCTGGAAGTGGCCAACATCGGCGCCGTCCCCGAAGAACTTACCTCCCAAGTTATCGAAGAATTTTATCATACCGCCATGGCCAAGCAGTATATCTCCCACGGCGGCATCTCCACGGCGCGCGAGATTTTGGAAAAAGCCTTGGGGCCGGGCAAAGCGATGGAAATCATCGAGCGGCTCCAGGGCATGTTGCAAGGCACTCCCTTCGACTTCTTGAAAAAGGTTGATCCCAACCACCTGCTCAACTTCATCCAAAGCGAACATCCCCAAACCGTCGCCTTGATTCTCGCCCATCTCGAATACGACCAATCCGCCGTCATCATGTCGGCACTGGCGCCGGAAATGCAGACGGAAGTAGCGCTGCGCATTGCTACTATGGATCAAACGTCGCCGGAAATCATCTCCGAAGTGGAGCGGGTGCTGGAGCGCAAGATCGCCACCGTTCTGTCGCAGGAATTCTCCGTAGCGGGCGGCATCGAGGCGCTGGCGGAATTGCTGAACCGCGTCGACCGCGCCACGGAAAAATCGATCCTGGAAACGCTGGAAGAGGAAAATCAGGAACTGGCGGTCGAAATCAAGAAACTGATGTTCACCTTCGACGATCTCATCCTGCTCGACGACCGCGCCATTCAACAGGTGTTGCGCGAAGTGGATATGAAGGAACTGGCCGTGGCCCTCAAAGGCGCCAACGAGGAGGTGAAAACCAAAATCTTCAACAATGTATCCAGCCGCGCCGCCGACAATATCCGCGAAGATATGGAATTCATGGGGCCGGTGCGCGTCAAGCAGGTGGAGGAAGCCCAACAGAAAATCGTCGCCATCATCCGCCGCCTGGAAGAATCGGGCGAAATCATCATCAATCGCGGCGGCGAAACGGAAATGATGACCTGA
- a CDS encoding iron-sulfur cluster assembly accessory protein, with protein MVYLTVKAAHKFLTIRQEKLRKNAAMRVAVIGGGCAGLKYFIGLDDMSEQDDFAMESQGIPILIDRISLPYVQGSEIDWIEIGKREGFAILNNPNQAERKSGCGSGEGGCKSGNCGCKSGRCGSPSSETPE; from the coding sequence ATGGTTTATTTAACGGTAAAAGCGGCGCATAAATTCTTAACGATCCGGCAGGAGAAACTCCGCAAGAACGCCGCCATGCGCGTGGCGGTCATCGGCGGCGGCTGCGCTGGACTGAAATATTTCATCGGTCTCGACGATATGAGCGAGCAAGACGATTTCGCCATGGAAAGCCAAGGAATACCAATTCTTATCGATCGAATCAGCCTGCCTTACGTGCAGGGGTCGGAAATCGATTGGATCGAGATAGGGAAACGAGAAGGCTTCGCGATTTTGAACAATCCCAACCAAGCTGAACGAAAAAGCGGTTGCGGAAGCGGCGAAGGCGGCTGCAAGAGCGGGAATTGCGGCTGCAAAAGCGGGAGATGTGGATCGCCCTCTTCTGAAACTCCAGAGTAG
- the pyrF gene encoding orotidine-5'-phosphate decarboxylase: MESFFEQVKTRIKRIGSVLCVGLDTVEKQIPDMLRGEDNPQLAFNRAVIDATHGLACCYKTNMAFYLAAGVKGFDALKSTIGCAHSLGVPVILDAKWGDIGHTADYYAQTAFETLEADAVTVNPYMGEEAIAPFRNYSDRGVFVLCYTSNLSRIDLQTQMVSIPDSPLSPLYKIVARKIVEWNTAGNLGAVAGATAPEELARIREIVGPSLPILCPGIGAQGGDLEEVLWAGMAAEGTLYINVSRAIINASSGADFAQAAQREAKMFVDQMQMHFAQARAVKNSTVE, translated from the coding sequence ATGGAATCGTTCTTTGAGCAGGTCAAAACTAGAATCAAGAGAATCGGCAGCGTTCTTTGCGTAGGATTGGATACTGTTGAAAAGCAAATTCCGGATATGTTGCGGGGGGAAGACAATCCGCAATTGGCATTCAACCGCGCCGTTATCGACGCGACTCACGGGCTGGCCTGCTGCTACAAAACCAATATGGCCTTTTATTTGGCGGCGGGAGTCAAAGGTTTCGACGCCTTGAAATCGACGATCGGCTGCGCCCATTCCCTTGGCGTTCCCGTCATCTTGGACGCCAAATGGGGCGATATTGGCCATACGGCGGACTATTACGCTCAAACGGCCTTCGAAACGCTGGAAGCGGACGCCGTCACCGTCAATCCCTACATGGGAGAAGAAGCGATCGCCCCATTTCGGAATTACTCGGATCGCGGCGTCTTCGTTTTGTGCTACACCTCCAATCTGTCGCGCATCGACTTGCAAACGCAAATGGTTTCGATTCCCGATTCGCCGCTTTCTCCCCTTTATAAAATTGTGGCGCGCAAGATTGTGGAATGGAATACGGCGGGAAATCTCGGCGCCGTGGCGGGCGCCACCGCGCCGGAGGAATTAGCGCGCATCCGCGAGATTGTTGGCCCATCGCTCCCCATTCTCTGTCCGGGAATCGGCGCTCAGGGAGGCGATTTGGAAGAAGTGCTGTGGGCGGGAATGGCGGCGGAAGGGACGTTGTACATCAACGTCTCCCGCGCCATTATTAACGCCTCCTCCGGAGCCGATTTCGCTCAAGCGGCCCAAAGAGAAGCCAAGATGTTCGTCGATCAAATGCAGATGCACTTCGCCCAAGCCCGCGCGGTTAAAAATTCCACCGTGGAATAA
- a CDS encoding O-antigen ligase family protein has product MPEKNNILSALPSRERIDLAMGVFGTLALGSIVFLFQSPVLLLAILFAISGLALFLLGRAYFAVAIYLLLPFSFEIQIASSTRITAPTEILIPLLFLLYFADLIQSRGKIQYRPSPINIPIMLLYFLMIGSLAVSQAPISTVKALIRDTGYIFTGFYLIPRYIQAEKQLKTFVFGSLIAHSLLILYGFATQAMGGIRIYANIAGPFFVEHCIYAAFITMTFAFLLAYYLDMDYSPIRNAAGALTGIFLLAIVLTFVRAAWISISAMLLYYLFQFRHRRSSVEIILALIALMLFSAATITFTDFGQLFLQRIETITDFKYVANYDRLDRWYSAIAMWKDHPYFGVGWGAYPDVYYSYQQFPDAYSARIRMGAHNLYLELLAETGLAGLILFALTIFTFFQQAIYCQGRTQSRFQRIFIIGMQGAMITYLVHAFLNNLGPSDKIGLTFWLFLGMIPALRQFVEMEKNQTTGANGMMNDE; this is encoded by the coding sequence ATGCCGGAAAAAAACAACATCTTATCCGCTCTTCCAAGCCGAGAACGAATCGATCTCGCGATGGGCGTTTTTGGAACTCTCGCGCTCGGATCGATCGTTTTTCTATTCCAATCTCCCGTCTTGCTGCTGGCGATCCTTTTCGCGATTTCCGGCTTAGCGTTATTTCTTCTAGGGCGGGCCTATTTCGCCGTTGCGATTTATCTTCTGCTGCCTTTTTCTTTCGAGATACAGATCGCGTCTTCTACGCGCATTACGGCGCCTACCGAAATTCTGATTCCTTTACTTTTTCTTCTTTATTTCGCCGATCTGATACAATCAAGGGGAAAAATCCAGTATCGGCCATCGCCTATAAACATCCCCATCATGTTGCTGTATTTTCTTATGATTGGGAGTTTAGCCGTATCCCAAGCCCCCATCAGCACCGTCAAAGCACTGATCCGGGATACGGGGTACATTTTCACCGGTTTTTATTTGATTCCCCGCTATATCCAAGCGGAAAAACAATTGAAGACCTTCGTTTTCGGAAGCCTGATTGCGCATTCGCTGCTTATCCTTTACGGCTTCGCTACGCAGGCAATGGGCGGCATTCGCATTTACGCCAACATCGCCGGTCCGTTTTTCGTCGAGCATTGCATCTACGCCGCGTTCATCACGATGACGTTCGCTTTTCTGCTGGCGTATTATCTCGATATGGATTACAGTCCCATCCGCAACGCAGCGGGCGCTTTGACGGGCATATTCCTCTTAGCGATTGTTTTGACGTTCGTGCGCGCCGCATGGATCAGCATCTCGGCCATGCTGCTTTATTATCTTTTTCAATTCCGCCATCGCAGATCCTCCGTGGAAATAATTCTAGCGCTGATCGCATTGATGCTCTTCAGCGCGGCGACGATAACCTTCACCGATTTCGGACAACTATTTCTGCAGCGCATCGAAACGATTACCGATTTTAAATACGTCGCCAACTACGACCGGCTCGATCGTTGGTACTCCGCCATCGCCATGTGGAAGGATCACCCCTATTTCGGCGTCGGTTGGGGCGCGTATCCCGACGTATATTATTCCTATCAGCAATTTCCGGACGCTTATTCCGCGCGGATCCGTATGGGCGCCCATAATTTATATTTGGAATTGCTGGCGGAGACGGGTCTCGCCGGCCTGATTCTATTCGCCTTGACGATCTTTACTTTTTTTCAGCAAGCGATTTATTGTCAAGGCCGCACCCAATCGCGATTTCAGCGGATTTTCATCATCGGAATGCAAGGGGCGATGATTACCTATCTCGTCCACGCCTTTCTCAACAACCTGGGGCCGTCCGATAAAATCGGCCTTACCTTTTGGCTTTTCTTGGGGATGATTCCGGCATTGCGGCAATTCGTCGAAATGGAGAAAAACCAAACCACCGGCGCCAACGGAATGATGAATGATGAATAA
- a CDS encoding sigma-70 family RNA polymerase sigma factor, with protein sequence MSFVEDHADSHLVGLYLRDIGKYPLLSPEEEIDLALKTRAGVAEARSRLILSNLRLVVNIAKRYQNQGLGLMDLIEEGNLGLIKGVEKFDVDRKCRFSTYATWWIRQFINRAITHQGSIVRLPSHKQEILYRARVRFKELSQELGRDPQPWEMIEALERDVSKEEAEAIVDLIYSPAIVEPLSGGDENQDHTARFEDAVTPRPDYEISLLSRDRRINEFVDRLGEREQFILKRRFGLDDEEPVSIKEIADHLNLTRERVRQLLHEALNAIREMIHQYGEPYDFLEA encoded by the coding sequence ATGTCTTTTGTGGAAGATCATGCGGATAGCCATCTCGTAGGACTTTATCTTCGAGATATCGGTAAATACCCCCTGCTCTCGCCGGAGGAAGAAATCGATTTGGCCTTAAAAACGCGGGCGGGCGTGGCCGAGGCCCGCAGCCGGTTGATTTTAAGCAATCTTCGCCTGGTAGTGAACATCGCCAAGCGCTATCAAAATCAAGGTCTGGGATTGATGGACTTGATCGAAGAGGGAAACCTGGGATTGATCAAAGGCGTGGAAAAATTCGACGTCGACCGCAAGTGCCGTTTCAGCACCTACGCCACTTGGTGGATTCGCCAATTCATTAACCGCGCCATCACTCATCAAGGCAGCATCGTCCGCCTTCCTTCCCACAAACAGGAAATTCTTTACCGCGCGCGGGTGCGTTTTAAGGAATTGTCTCAAGAGTTGGGACGCGATCCCCAACCTTGGGAAATGATCGAGGCTTTGGAAAGAGACGTTTCCAAAGAGGAAGCGGAGGCGATCGTCGATCTCATATACTCGCCCGCCATCGTGGAGCCGTTGAGCGGCGGCGACGAGAATCAGGATCATACAGCCCGCTTTGAAGACGCCGTAACGCCTCGGCCCGATTACGAAATATCCCTGTTGTCCCGCGACCGGCGCATCAATGAATTCGTGGATCGATTGGGGGAACGGGAACAGTTTATTTTGAAGCGGCGTTTTGGATTGGATGACGAAGAGCCGGTCTCCATCAAAGAAATCGCGGATCATCTGAATTTGACGCGAGAGCGCGTTCGCCAGTTGTTGCACGAAGCGCTGAACGCCATCCGCGAAATGATTCACCAATACGGCGAACCCTATGATTTTCTGGAAGCGTAA
- a CDS encoding adenine phosphoribosyltransferase has product MDLKSILRQVPDFPKPGINFIDVTTLILDPKAFQWTIDALAEPYKGKKIDKIAAIESRGFLFGAPLALQLNAGLAILRKPNKLPAETYSYSYELEYGKDSIEIHKDAINSGERVVVVDDLLATGGTVQAALELMKNFSCVVEGVSFVVELTFLSGREKLKPHPVYSLVTYESE; this is encoded by the coding sequence ATGGACCTGAAAAGTATTCTTCGCCAAGTGCCGGATTTTCCCAAACCGGGGATCAATTTCATTGACGTTACCACTCTTATTTTGGATCCAAAAGCCTTTCAATGGACTATCGACGCGTTGGCGGAGCCTTATAAAGGAAAGAAGATCGACAAGATCGCCGCTATCGAGTCGCGTGGTTTTCTTTTTGGCGCGCCTCTCGCTCTGCAACTGAACGCCGGATTGGCGATCTTGCGCAAACCCAACAAACTGCCGGCGGAAACGTATTCTTACTCCTATGAGTTGGAGTATGGCAAGGATTCGATCGAAATTCATAAAGACGCCATCAATAGCGGCGAACGAGTCGTCGTCGTCGACGACCTTTTGGCCACGGGAGGAACGGTTCAAGCGGCGCTGGAATTGATGAAGAATTTCTCTTGCGTCGTGGAAGGCGTCTCCTTCGTCGTGGAACTGACGTTTCTTTCCGGGCGCGAAAAATTAAAGCCGCATCCCGTTTACAGTCTCGTAACGTACGAATCGGAATAA
- a CDS encoding DNA polymerase IV: MHVDMDAFFASVEQRDHPELLGKPVVVGGSPADRGVVAAASYEARQFGIRSAMPMAKALRLCPQAVRRPCNFAAYKDASRRIHQMFREITPLVEPVSLDEAYLDLSEQAVDLNHAEAIGRRLKIQIKEETRLNASVGIGSNKFLAKIASDYDKPDGFYVVRPDDALSFLSPLPVRAIPGVGQKTEQRLTMMGLRTIEELRALSLEELVKAFGEKHGARLYQLARGVDSAPVVVERERKSLSQERTFSQDLSSVEGMKYFIEELSHQVADRLDKVALEGRTVGIKVRFHDFRLLTRAMTLDHPTRDPGVIAEAAINLLERVELSNRRVRLLGVRITGFDDIPDDKKISESDNLQMTFWDVFDI; encoded by the coding sequence ATGCACGTGGATATGGACGCATTCTTCGCGTCGGTGGAGCAGCGCGACCATCCCGAACTGCTGGGCAAGCCGGTCGTCGTCGGCGGCAGCCCGGCGGATCGCGGCGTGGTGGCGGCGGCTTCCTATGAAGCCCGCCAATTCGGAATCCGCTCCGCCATGCCGATGGCAAAAGCTTTGCGTCTCTGTCCGCAGGCGGTTCGCCGTCCCTGCAACTTCGCCGCCTATAAAGACGCTTCCCGCCGCATTCATCAAATGTTCCGCGAAATCACGCCCCTCGTCGAGCCGGTTTCGCTGGATGAAGCCTATCTCGATCTAAGCGAGCAGGCCGTCGATTTGAATCACGCCGAAGCCATTGGCCGGCGCTTGAAAATTCAAATCAAGGAGGAAACGCGCCTGAATGCTTCCGTGGGTATTGGTTCCAACAAATTCCTCGCCAAGATCGCGTCCGATTACGATAAGCCGGATGGTTTTTACGTCGTGCGGCCCGACGACGCTTTGTCGTTTCTCTCGCCCTTGCCGGTGCGGGCGATTCCGGGCGTAGGGCAAAAAACGGAGCAGCGGCTAACGATGATGGGCTTGCGCACCATCGAAGAACTCCGCGCCCTTTCCTTGGAAGAATTAGTCAAAGCGTTCGGAGAAAAGCACGGCGCCCGGCTCTATCAATTGGCGCGCGGCGTCGATTCCGCGCCGGTGGTTGTGGAGCGCGAGCGCAAATCGCTTTCCCAGGAAAGAACTTTTTCCCAGGATCTATCCAGCGTCGAAGGCATGAAATATTTCATCGAGGAACTTTCCCATCAAGTGGCGGATCGTTTGGATAAAGTCGCCTTGGAAGGCCGCACGGTAGGAATCAAAGTCCGCTTTCACGATTTCCGCCTCCTCACGCGAGCCATGACCTTGGATCATCCCACCCGCGATCCCGGCGTAATCGCCGAAGCAGCCATCAATCTTCTGGAACGAGTAGAATTGTCGAACCGCCGCGTGCGCCTGCTAGGCGTGCGCATAACCGGCTTCGACGACATCCCGGACGACAAGAAAATAAGCGAAAGCGATAATCTTCAAATGACCTTTTGGGATGTTTTTGATATTTAA
- the argH gene encoding argininosuccinate lyase gives MKKPVWQSPAKGSAWERFVAFSAGRDVRSIEAADSILVPYDIWTNQAHAIGLQRIGVFTQAELKKILAALAQLHKAWTRGEWKLNPALEDVHINIEAYVTEQAGEELGGRLHSGRSRNDQVAADMLLYARDVILAFIDEIAALADSLLSHANEHLRSVMPGYTHHRKATITTWGHWCAAYAQGLLRDAQAFADLYRRIDSCPLGAAAAYGTTWPLDRRFVSDLLAFDSMRENTLDAVASRGEAEAEIAHALSMLMRRLSGISQDLILFSTEEFGYLYLPSSFTTGSSIMPQKRNPDFAEAIKGKSYVVQGYSASLLSLNSCNLSGYNKDAQWSKYLFLDAVRESSGAALILADVVCDLGVNKERMEAAARAGFLNAVDMADHLARSRSLPFRKTYHVLSEAVGQSEGTSFVFESFNELLKKNEIAPLTQKEFDALQDPVSCLMSRRHLGSPNPAMVKRHLTAMQRQWKKHKQWMEKERRRIQEAKEKCASGQVVHFI, from the coding sequence ATGAAAAAACCGGTATGGCAGTCTCCAGCGAAGGGATCGGCATGGGAGCGATTCGTAGCCTTTTCGGCGGGGCGGGACGTTCGCTCCATTGAGGCAGCCGACTCCATTTTGGTTCCTTATGATATTTGGACCAACCAGGCCCATGCGATCGGCTTGCAACGCATCGGCGTTTTTACTCAAGCGGAATTAAAAAAAATCCTGGCGGCGTTGGCGCAATTGCATAAAGCGTGGACTCGCGGCGAATGGAAACTAAACCCCGCTTTGGAAGACGTTCATATCAATATCGAAGCCTATGTAACGGAGCAAGCGGGCGAGGAACTCGGCGGGCGCCTGCATTCGGGCCGCAGCCGCAACGACCAGGTCGCGGCGGATATGCTGCTGTACGCCCGCGATGTCATTCTTGCTTTCATCGATGAGATCGCTGCGTTAGCCGATAGCCTGCTATCTCACGCCAACGAGCATTTGCGCTCCGTCATGCCCGGCTATACTCATCATCGCAAAGCGACGATTACAACATGGGGCCATTGGTGCGCCGCCTATGCTCAAGGACTGCTGCGCGACGCCCAGGCGTTCGCCGATCTCTACCGCCGCATCGATTCCTGCCCGCTGGGAGCGGCGGCGGCGTACGGAACCACCTGGCCCCTCGACCGCCGCTTCGTTTCCGATTTGCTGGCGTTCGATTCCATGCGCGAAAATACGCTGGACGCCGTAGCCTCGCGCGGCGAAGCGGAGGCGGAAATCGCTCATGCCCTATCGATGCTCATGCGGCGGCTATCGGGAATCTCTCAGGATTTGATTTTATTCTCCACAGAAGAATTCGGTTATCTCTATTTGCCTTCCTCCTTCACCACCGGCAGCTCCATCATGCCGCAGAAGCGCAATCCCGATTTCGCCGAAGCGATCAAGGGTAAAAGTTATGTGGTTCAAGGCTATTCCGCCTCCTTGCTTTCCCTGAATTCGTGCAATTTGTCCGGCTACAACAAAGACGCGCAATGGTCGAAATATCTCTTCCTCGACGCCGTGCGCGAATCGTCCGGCGCGGCGCTGATTCTGGCGGATGTCGTCTGCGATCTCGGCGTGAATAAGGAGCGCATGGAAGCCGCCGCCCGCGCTGGCTTCCTCAACGCCGTCGATATGGCCGATCACTTAGCGCGCAGCCGCTCGCTGCCGTTTCGCAAGACCTATCATGTTCTTTCGGAAGCGGTAGGCCAGAGCGAGGGGACGAGTTTTGTTTTCGAATCGTTCAATGAATTATTGAAAAAAAATGAGATCGCGCCGTTAACGCAAAAAGAATTCGACGCTTTGCAGGATCCCGTATCCTGCCTCATGTCCCGCCGCCATCTCGGCTCGCCGAATCCCGCGATGGTCAAACGCCATCTCACCGCCATGCAAAGGCAATGGAAGAAACATAAGCAATGGATGGAAAAAGAACGCCGCCGCATCCAAGAAGCCAAAGAAAAATGCGCCAGCGGACAAGTGGTTCATTTCATTTGA